CTCAGTCCACGAGGTGCCATCAAAGTCAAAGACATAGGCGGAGCCTGAATCGTTGGCGTTATCGTCGTCCAGAACTGCCCCGATGAGTGCGCGGTCCCCGGAGAGCGATACCGACCAACCAAAACCGTCAAATTCAGCGCCATCGGATGCGGTGAGCTTTTCCGTCTCAGTCCACGAGCTGCCATCAAAGTCAAAGACATAGGCGGAGCCTGAACTGAAGCCGTTATCGTCGTCCCCCAATACCCCGATGAGTGCGCGGTCCCCGGAGAGCGATACCGAGTAACCAAAAAAGTCACTTCCAGCGCCATCGGATGCGGTGAGCTTCTCCGTTTCATTTAAGGCGGCCGAGATGGCTTCAGTCAGCGAAGCTGATTCAGTAGCCCCCCCCCTGAGACTCCAGGAAGTCCTGAAATTCGTCCACAGACAGCCAGACCATGGAGTCAGCTTCTGCGTCGTACCAGGGGATCACCTCATCGGCGGACTGCGCCTGGGCCGGGATGGTGTATAGAAATGCCAGAAAGAAAGCTAGTATTAATCGCATGCGGATTTTTCTTGTTCGTTTACCTAGGCACCAGAGTAGAGCCTTTCAGAAGTGCAGATTACTGTATCTATAATTTACCTTTATAAGCCGCGTGAGAAATAGGATACGGGCAAATGGATACAGTCTTAACAGAAAGCATAGCCAAAACCCATAGGGAATCTATTACCTGCCAGCACTACAAACCACTACAGCAGGCCGGTTTTCCCCTGTATCTTTTTGGCCGCAACTGCGCAATAATTCGCTTCAAAGTAGGCAATATCCCCCCTCTCTTGCATCTCAGAGTCGTCGCTATTTCGCTGCGTGTGCGCTTTTGCGCAATAGAAATGGCAAAATAGTACCGTTTTTCTTTCGAATCTCTACCCTTAAAACAACCGCGTTACCTACAAACGCTTTCGATATGCCGTACCATTTTACGTGCTTCTGAGCGCTGCACTTTTATGGCACCCCCTGTGTCTACCCAAGGCGCTCAATAGCCAGCAGAGACAGATCGTCATCAAACGGGCGGTCATTTGACCATGCGTGCAGTTCGTCTAGAATGCCATCCATTGATTCTTTAAGTGGCATGGTGTGGGTGCGCCGGGTATAATCCAACAGCCGTTCACCTGAATACATTTCGCCCTCTGTATTTGCACACTCAGAGATGCCATCTGTGTACAAAATGAGCCGGCCGCCTTTCTGAAGGCGCATGGAGACATTGTCAAAGTCGATCTCTGGCATCCACCCAATCGGAAATCCACCTTCACCAATGAGCTGTCCCTGTCCAGCAGGATCAAGTACAATAGGTGAAGGATGACCAGCCTGCGCGACCTGGAACTCGCCCGTATGGATATTCAAGACGCCGTATACAATCGTAAAGTATTGCGACGTTTCCTCATCCAATTGAAACCGGGTGTTAAGTTCGCGCAGTACGT
The window above is part of the Bacteroidota bacterium genome. Proteins encoded here:
- a CDS encoding FG-GAP repeat protein produces the protein MTPWSGCLWTNFRTSWSLRGGATESASLTEAISAALNETEKLTASDGAGSDFFGYSVSLSGDRALIGVLGDDDNGFSSGSAYVFDFDGSSWTETEKLTASDGAEFDGFGWSVSLSGDRALIGAVLDDDNANDSGSAYVFDFDGTSWTE